In a single window of the Pseudodesulfovibrio profundus genome:
- a CDS encoding RluA family pseudouridine synthase has product MSTIPDGLTIVHEDTTFVVVDKPSGLLSVPGKGEANQDCVVSRFREMYPDSIVQPSVHRLDQDTSGLLVMARTEEAHRNLSIQFMDRLVGKRYVALLEGLVEQNAGIIELAFRLDPDNRPYQVYDPEKGKLGTTRWRKLGVENGHTRVEFMPMTGRTHQLRLHAAHEKGLGVPIVGDRLYGTGTAPGQLKLHASVLRFRHPENRTPLEFSSSPPF; this is encoded by the coding sequence ATGTCGACAATTCCCGATGGGTTGACCATCGTCCATGAAGATACGACGTTCGTTGTTGTCGACAAACCGAGCGGTCTGCTGTCCGTTCCGGGCAAGGGTGAAGCGAATCAGGATTGCGTCGTTTCCCGTTTCAGGGAGATGTATCCCGACTCCATCGTTCAGCCGTCCGTGCACCGCCTCGATCAGGACACCTCGGGACTGCTTGTCATGGCCCGGACCGAAGAGGCACACCGAAATCTGTCCATACAGTTTATGGATCGTCTGGTGGGCAAGCGCTATGTGGCCCTGCTTGAAGGGCTTGTGGAGCAGAATGCCGGTATCATTGAACTGGCGTTCAGACTTGATCCGGACAACCGGCCCTATCAGGTGTATGATCCTGAAAAAGGGAAGCTCGGCACCACCCGCTGGCGCAAGCTTGGCGTGGAAAACGGTCACACCCGGGTGGAATTCATGCCCATGACAGGGCGAACCCATCAACTTCGACTGCACGCAGCCCACGAGAAAGGGCTGGGCGTTCCCATTGTCGGTGACCGTCTGTACGGTACAGGAACAGCCCCCGGACAGTTGAAACTCCATGCTTCTGTCCTGCGTTTCCGACACCCGGAAAACCGGACGCCTCTGGAATTTTCCTCCTCTCCCCCATTTTAG
- a CDS encoding rhodanese-related (seleno)protein gives MLKKCLVPVISLMVLVALMVMATTAEVAFAQDVPRMEADQLLEQIDSPDVLIIDVRRGGDWTGSGKMIKNSVRKPYDDVESWVDTLPQGKTIVLYCAUSNEYTSARVARKLIAAGFDDVYALKGGWHNWEVSGFPIQLK, from the coding sequence ATGTTGAAGAAGTGTTTAGTCCCTGTCATCAGCCTTATGGTGCTGGTGGCTCTCATGGTGATGGCAACCACTGCCGAAGTTGCTTTCGCGCAGGACGTTCCGCGCATGGAGGCTGATCAACTGCTGGAGCAGATTGATTCGCCGGATGTGCTGATTATTGACGTTCGTCGCGGTGGTGACTGGACAGGCAGCGGCAAGATGATCAAGAACAGTGTCCGTAAACCCTATGATGATGTTGAAAGCTGGGTGGACACACTACCCCAAGGCAAAACCATTGTCCTGTACTGCGCGTGAAGCAATGAGTACACCAGCGCCCGGGTGGCGCGGAAGCTGATCGCGGCCGGTTTTGATGATGTGTATGCCTTAAAAGGCGGGTGGCATAACTGGGAGGTTTCGGGATTTCCTATTCAATTAAAGTAG
- a CDS encoding glutamine synthetase III family protein: protein MSGYQTRQTAIAAVTNYTPTVKPLNFAETSPTQVFGTNVFCDKVMKNMLPKDVYKSLMATKKAGKEMDPAIAGPVAAAMKEWAISKGATHYTHVFYPLTGLTAEKHDGFLSPDGEGGAIAEFDAKLLIQGEPDASSFPSGGLRATFEARGYTAWDVTNPAYILENPNGTFLCIPTAFISWKGHALDKKTPLLRANQAINKAGRRFLELFGNDDGNMVVSNAGPEQEYFLLDRNFYFARPDLMVCGRTLFGAKPAKGQELDDHYFGAIPRRVLSFMLEVERELYKLGVPVKTRHNEVAPGQFEIAPVYEQSNLATDHNQMVMTTLKSVAKRHGMACLLHEKPFAGINGSGKHVNYSLSTETQGSLYSPGDTPAENMQFLAVTAATIRAVEKYGKLLRAVVASAGNDHRLGANEAPPAIISIFLGAELAEIFNQIEMGDLKGTESKGKLRVGVDTLPPLPMDSGDRNRTSPFAFTGNRFEFRAVGSNQSIAGAQVALNTIIAEALDYMCDEIEAITKGDASKLSEACQKVIQNIMKEHGHIIFNGDGYADAWQVEAEKRGLPNLKTTADALPALVEPEVIEVFEKYGVLSKDELYSRHEIYHEQYNQHIQTESALVVKIAKTIILPAAIRYQGELAGTAANLKAAGIDGVATPCLTEVTGLIGKMTDAVAALEAVMDKCDFANVEEEAVYKTKETLPAMLAVREVADAMEGMVADDLWPLPSYQEMLFIK, encoded by the coding sequence ATGAGCGGATACCAGACTCGTCAGACCGCAATCGCAGCGGTGACCAACTACACCCCCACGGTCAAACCCCTGAACTTCGCTGAAACGTCCCCGACCCAAGTGTTCGGTACCAACGTTTTTTGCGACAAGGTCATGAAGAACATGTTGCCAAAAGACGTCTACAAGTCTCTGATGGCAACCAAAAAAGCCGGTAAGGAGATGGACCCGGCCATTGCCGGCCCTGTTGCCGCCGCCATGAAAGAATGGGCCATCTCCAAAGGCGCGACCCATTACACTCACGTATTCTATCCTCTGACCGGTCTGACCGCAGAGAAGCATGACGGTTTCCTGTCTCCGGACGGTGAAGGCGGCGCCATTGCCGAATTCGACGCTAAACTGCTGATCCAGGGTGAGCCGGATGCTTCCTCATTCCCGTCCGGTGGCCTGCGTGCAACTTTCGAAGCCCGCGGTTATACTGCCTGGGACGTGACTAACCCAGCTTACATCCTGGAAAACCCCAACGGTACCTTCCTCTGTATTCCCACCGCATTCATCTCCTGGAAAGGGCATGCGCTGGATAAGAAGACCCCGTTGCTGCGTGCCAACCAGGCCATCAACAAAGCTGGCCGTCGCTTCCTGGAACTCTTCGGCAATGACGATGGCAACATGGTCGTTTCCAATGCCGGTCCCGAGCAGGAATACTTTCTCCTTGATCGCAACTTCTATTTTGCCCGTCCTGACCTGATGGTTTGTGGCCGTACCCTGTTCGGCGCCAAACCCGCCAAGGGCCAGGAACTGGACGATCACTACTTCGGCGCCATTCCCCGCCGTGTGCTGTCCTTCATGCTGGAAGTCGAGCGTGAACTGTACAAGCTGGGCGTGCCGGTCAAGACCCGTCACAACGAAGTGGCTCCCGGTCAGTTCGAGATCGCTCCGGTTTACGAGCAGTCCAACCTGGCCACCGACCACAACCAGATGGTCATGACCACCCTGAAGTCCGTAGCCAAGCGCCACGGCATGGCCTGCCTGCTGCACGAAAAACCGTTCGCCGGTATCAACGGCTCCGGCAAGCACGTGAACTACTCCCTGTCCACCGAGACCCAGGGTTCCCTGTACTCCCCGGGCGATACCCCGGCAGAGAACATGCAGTTCCTGGCCGTGACCGCCGCCACCATCCGCGCCGTGGAAAAATACGGCAAACTGCTGCGTGCGGTTGTTGCCTCTGCTGGTAACGACCATCGCCTTGGCGCCAACGAGGCCCCGCCGGCCATCATTTCCATCTTCCTGGGTGCCGAGCTGGCCGAAATCTTCAACCAGATCGAAATGGGCGACCTCAAGGGTACCGAGTCCAAAGGCAAGCTCCGCGTCGGCGTTGATACGCTGCCTCCGCTGCCCATGGATTCCGGCGACCGTAACCGTACCTCGCCTTTCGCATTCACCGGCAACCGTTTCGAGTTCCGCGCTGTTGGTTCCAACCAGTCCATCGCCGGTGCACAGGTTGCATTGAACACCATCATCGCTGAAGCGCTCGATTACATGTGCGATGAAATCGAAGCCATCACCAAGGGTGACGCTTCCAAGCTGAGCGAAGCGTGCCAGAAGGTCATTCAGAACATCATGAAAGAGCATGGCCACATCATCTTCAACGGTGACGGGTATGCTGATGCCTGGCAGGTTGAAGCTGAGAAGCGCGGTCTGCCCAACCTGAAAACCACTGCTGACGCACTGCCCGCGCTGGTCGAGCCGGAAGTCATTGAAGTCTTCGAGAAGTACGGCGTACTTTCCAAGGACGAGTTGTACTCCCGTCACGAGATTTACCACGAGCAGTACAACCAGCACATTCAGACCGAGTCCGCACTGGTCGTGAAGATCGCCAAGACCATCATCCTGCCTGCCGCCATCCGCTATCAGGGTGAACTGGCCGGTACCGCTGCCAACCTCAAGGCCGCTGGTATTGATGGTGTGGCAACTCCGTGCCTGACCGAAGTGACCGGACTGATCGGAAAGATGACCGATGCTGTCGCCGCACTGGAAGCCGTCATGGACAAGTGCGACTTCGCAAACGTCGAAGAAGAAGCTGTTTACAAGACCAAAGAGACCCTGCCTGCCATGCTCGCCGTCCGCGAAGTCGCAGATGCAATGGAAGGCATGGTAGCAGACGATCTGTGGCCGTTGCCCAGCTACCAGGAAATGCTGTTCATCAAATAG
- the greA gene encoding transcription elongation factor GreA, whose amino-acid sequence MDRIPISKQGFDKIKLELEDLKAQRPAIIQAIKEAREEGDLSENAGYDAARERQGMLEARITYINSRMPLFDVIDIDTLDDTRAIFGATVVVEDIDTEETRKYLLLGPDDADHKKGSISVMSPMGRALLGKEEGDEVIVDAPRGRIEYEVVSVEYLGSEGLPKD is encoded by the coding sequence ATGGATCGTATTCCTATTTCAAAACAGGGGTTCGACAAGATCAAGCTGGAACTGGAAGACCTGAAGGCACAGCGTCCCGCTATCATTCAGGCAATCAAGGAAGCCCGCGAAGAGGGTGACTTGAGTGAAAACGCCGGTTACGACGCCGCGCGTGAACGGCAGGGCATGCTTGAAGCCCGTATTACCTACATCAACTCGCGCATGCCGCTTTTCGACGTTATCGATATCGATACGCTGGACGATACCCGTGCTATCTTCGGCGCCACCGTTGTTGTAGAGGACATTGATACCGAGGAAACCCGCAAATACCTGCTTCTCGGCCCGGATGACGCCGATCACAAGAAGGGTTCCATTTCGGTCATGTCTCCTATGGGCAGGGCTCTGCTTGGCAAAGAGGAAGGCGATGAGGTCATCGTTGATGCTCCCCGTGGACGCATCGAGTATGAAGTAGTCTCCGTTGAATACCTCGGCTCCGAAGGTTTGCCCAAAGATTAG
- a CDS encoding UDP-glucose--hexose-1-phosphate uridylyltransferase, which yields MNFDDQPHRRLNQLTGEWVLVSPHRTKRPWQGQEEESDRATLPKYDPACYLCPGNERAGGAVNDQYDGVFVFTNDFSALLPESPDSQPVADGLFVAEPEPGLCRVICYSPRHDLNMARLGTERVAAVVDAWCREYEELGVREDIGYVQIFENRGSVMGCSNPHPHGQIWATGATPMYPASEDARQAVHLREQGSCLLCRYMEQELASSERLIFENDSFVVVVPFWAIWPFETMVLPKVHMTSISEMEGKQRLDLADALVRLGIRYDNLFQTSFPYSMGIHQRPTDGGNYPHWHWHMHFYPPLLRSRSVKKFMVGFEMMAMPQRDLTAEAAAARLRELSETHYLESL from the coding sequence ATGAATTTTGACGATCAGCCGCACCGACGCCTCAATCAATTGACAGGGGAGTGGGTGCTGGTTTCGCCGCACCGAACAAAACGTCCCTGGCAGGGGCAGGAAGAGGAATCCGACAGGGCGACGCTTCCGAAGTACGATCCTGCGTGTTACCTGTGTCCCGGTAATGAACGGGCCGGGGGCGCCGTCAATGATCAGTATGACGGTGTGTTTGTCTTCACCAATGATTTTTCCGCTCTGCTGCCCGAATCTCCCGACAGCCAGCCGGTTGCTGATGGCCTCTTCGTTGCCGAGCCTGAGCCTGGCCTGTGTCGGGTAATCTGCTATTCCCCCCGTCACGATCTGAACATGGCCCGTCTGGGAACCGAACGCGTTGCAGCCGTGGTCGATGCATGGTGTCGCGAATACGAAGAGCTCGGGGTGCGTGAAGATATCGGCTACGTCCAGATTTTTGAAAACCGCGGTTCAGTCATGGGATGTTCCAATCCGCATCCGCACGGACAAATCTGGGCCACCGGTGCCACGCCCATGTATCCGGCCTCGGAAGACGCCAGACAGGCAGTCCATCTGCGGGAACAGGGATCATGTCTCCTGTGCCGGTACATGGAGCAGGAACTGGCGAGCAGCGAGCGATTGATTTTCGAGAACGACTCCTTTGTCGTTGTCGTGCCGTTTTGGGCGATCTGGCCCTTTGAAACCATGGTCTTGCCCAAGGTGCACATGACGTCCATCTCCGAGATGGAGGGCAAACAGCGGCTTGATCTGGCCGATGCGCTGGTGCGACTGGGCATTCGATACGACAATCTTTTCCAGACCTCATTCCCCTATTCAATGGGTATTCATCAACGCCCCACAGATGGCGGAAACTATCCCCACTGGCATTGGCACATGCACTTTTATCCGCCCCTGCTTCGCTCCCGCAGCGTCAAAAAATTCATGGTGGGCTTCGAGATGATGGCCATGCCCCAGCGGGATCTGACAGCCGAAGCCGCTGCTGCGCGTTTGCGTGAGTTGTCGGAAACACACTATCTGGAGTCCCTCTAA
- a CDS encoding aldose epimerase family protein — MEVVREKWGQLKDGRWAERFTLSNARGMQAVVTNYGATLIGLTAPDNNGNMADVVLGFDTLDEYVHGRGYFGATIGRVANRLSGGSFMLDGKVHEVVQNKDGFQIHGGAGGFHSRLWEAEIRNDVTGSKLILSYRSEDGEEGYPGNVDVQAVFSMIENGLRMEYRAATDTPTVLTMTNHAYFNLSGRGADSILDHVVTLNASGWLPTDEKQIPTGEVAEVAGTPLDFSRPTAIGLRIDESFPPLELAHGYDHFYIIDGDPCELTPAAQIFHGGSGRVLEVCTTQPGLQFYTGNHMADRINGKLGVLYGPRSGFCVETQGYVDAPNRPEFPAVTLRPGETYHHVTEYRFSNM, encoded by the coding sequence ATGGAAGTAGTGCGGGAGAAATGGGGACAATTGAAGGACGGGCGCTGGGCAGAGCGTTTTACCCTGTCCAATGCCAGAGGAATGCAGGCTGTCGTAACCAATTATGGCGCGACATTGATCGGCCTGACAGCGCCGGATAATAACGGCAATATGGCCGATGTCGTACTGGGGTTTGATACGCTGGACGAGTATGTTCATGGTCGCGGCTATTTCGGCGCGACCATCGGGCGCGTTGCCAATCGTCTTTCCGGCGGCAGTTTCATGCTGGATGGCAAGGTCCATGAGGTGGTCCAGAACAAGGATGGATTCCAGATTCACGGTGGCGCAGGTGGATTTCACTCCCGGTTGTGGGAAGCGGAAATCCGCAACGACGTTACCGGCTCCAAGCTGATCCTTTCCTATCGCAGCGAGGACGGGGAAGAGGGGTATCCCGGTAATGTTGATGTACAGGCCGTCTTTTCCATGATCGAAAATGGGCTGCGGATGGAGTATCGGGCAGCGACCGACACCCCGACCGTGCTGACCATGACCAACCACGCCTATTTCAATCTGAGCGGCCGAGGGGCTGACTCCATTCTTGATCACGTGGTCACACTGAATGCCAGCGGCTGGCTGCCCACGGATGAAAAGCAGATTCCCACAGGTGAAGTGGCCGAAGTTGCCGGTACACCGTTGGACTTTTCCCGGCCAACCGCCATCGGGCTTCGGATCGATGAATCCTTTCCGCCTCTGGAACTGGCCCATGGCTACGACCATTTCTACATCATTGACGGTGATCCCTGTGAATTGACACCGGCAGCACAAATATTTCACGGCGGTTCCGGGCGTGTGCTGGAGGTTTGCACCACGCAGCCCGGATTGCAATTTTACACGGGAAACCACATGGCAGACCGTATCAATGGGAAACTGGGTGTGCTATATGGACCACGCTCGGGTTTCTGTGTTGAAACGCAAGGGTATGTGGATGCGCCCAATCGACCGGAATTCCCTGCCGTTACACTGCGGCCCGGGGAAACGTATCATCATGTAACCGAATACCGCTTCTCGAACATGTGA
- a CDS encoding Gfo/Idh/MocA family protein has product MKTIRFGILSTAKIARTKVIPALQQGEYTTVDAICSRNEESARAAADELSIPKSYGSYEAMLNDPDIDAVYVPLPNHLHVKWSINAMAAGKHVLCEKPIGLDTEDANKLIDATSRYPHLKVMEGFMYRFHPQWIEAKRLVDEGEIGDLVTIQSFFSYFNDDPNNIRNMAAIGGGGLMDIGCYSISLSRFLFNAEPTRCCGFADRDPEFGTDRLFSGMMDFNGKVSTFTCSTQLSPYQRVNILGTDGRIEILIPFNAPPNAPTQIIVQRDRLEDEEDRIRTTTFGVCDQYTLQGDAFAKSIIDDTPVPTPLTDAWANMHTLEVLIESAGIGQWVVC; this is encoded by the coding sequence ATGAAAACAATTCGCTTCGGCATTCTCAGCACGGCAAAGATCGCACGAACCAAGGTCATCCCCGCTCTGCAACAAGGGGAATATACAACCGTGGACGCCATCTGTTCACGCAACGAGGAATCAGCGCGGGCTGCAGCCGACGAGCTATCCATCCCGAAGTCGTATGGCTCATACGAAGCCATGCTGAACGACCCGGATATCGATGCCGTGTATGTCCCGCTTCCCAATCATCTTCATGTGAAGTGGTCGATCAACGCCATGGCTGCGGGCAAGCACGTCCTGTGCGAAAAGCCCATCGGCCTCGACACCGAAGACGCCAACAAGCTCATCGATGCAACCAGCCGCTACCCTCACCTCAAGGTCATGGAAGGGTTCATGTACCGTTTCCACCCACAATGGATCGAAGCCAAGCGCCTGGTGGATGAAGGAGAAATCGGCGATCTGGTGACTATCCAGTCCTTTTTCTCCTATTTCAATGACGATCCCAACAACATCCGCAACATGGCAGCCATTGGCGGCGGCGGATTGATGGATATCGGCTGCTACAGCATTTCCCTGTCCAGGTTCCTTTTCAATGCCGAACCGACCCGCTGCTGCGGTTTTGCCGATCGCGATCCCGAGTTCGGTACCGATCGACTGTTTTCCGGCATGATGGATTTCAACGGCAAGGTCTCTACCTTTACCTGCTCCACCCAGCTTTCGCCCTATCAACGCGTCAACATACTCGGCACCGACGGGCGGATCGAAATTCTCATTCCTTTCAATGCGCCGCCCAATGCGCCGACACAGATCATTGTACAGCGTGATCGACTGGAGGATGAAGAGGATCGGATACGAACCACGACCTTCGGGGTCTGCGATCAGTACACATTGCAAGGCGATGCCTTTGCCAAGTCAATCATCGACGATACGCCGGTCCCCACACCGCTGACCGATGCCTGGGCCAATATGCACACCCTTGAGGTGCTCATCGAATCGGCCGGTATCGGCCAATGGGTCGTCTGCTAA
- a CDS encoding LacI family DNA-binding transcriptional regulator — translation MGQFTIKDLARKLSISPSTVSRALRDHPDISKETKRRVVEAAEKYHYQPNQLAQSLQKRRSSTIGVIVPEIRHHFFSTVISGIEEVAYEHGYTIMVCQSNETIEREIINTQALVANRVAGLLIAISSETTRFEHLESVIRRSVPLVQFDRVVEELDTSKVVVDDYKAAYEAVEHLIQAGYRRIGHMAGQDGIALNHHRFLGYRDALRDHGLEYDSRWHLHGGYREDDGRVGAAKFLAMDEMPDAILAINDPVAVGLFSEFKKAGLRIPHDIALVGFSDTPAAALIDPPLTTVYQPAFEMGQTAASLLLKQFDTDDDMIAPEKVTLATKLLVRGSSRPKGA, via the coding sequence ATGGGGCAGTTCACCATCAAGGATTTGGCCCGGAAGCTCTCGATTTCCCCGTCCACTGTGTCTCGGGCTTTGCGCGATCATCCAGACATCAGTAAAGAGACCAAACGGCGAGTCGTTGAAGCCGCCGAAAAATATCACTACCAGCCCAATCAGCTCGCACAGTCCCTGCAAAAGCGCCGTTCCAGCACCATCGGGGTCATTGTCCCGGAAATCCGACATCATTTCTTTTCCACCGTCATCAGCGGCATCGAAGAGGTCGCTTATGAGCACGGCTACACCATCATGGTGTGCCAATCCAACGAAACCATCGAGCGCGAAATCATCAACACGCAGGCACTGGTTGCCAACCGCGTGGCCGGTCTGCTTATCGCCATTTCCTCGGAAACAACGCGCTTCGAGCACCTTGAGAGCGTCATTCGCCGCTCCGTGCCACTGGTCCAGTTCGATCGGGTCGTGGAGGAGCTGGATACCAGCAAGGTCGTGGTTGATGACTACAAGGCCGCCTATGAAGCGGTGGAGCACCTGATTCAGGCAGGCTACCGGCGTATCGGCCATATGGCGGGGCAGGACGGCATTGCCCTCAACCATCATCGATTCCTGGGATACCGGGACGCCCTCCGCGATCATGGTCTGGAATATGACAGTCGTTGGCACCTGCATGGCGGTTACCGCGAAGATGACGGTCGGGTCGGAGCAGCAAAATTTCTGGCCATGGATGAGATGCCGGACGCCATTCTCGCCATCAACGATCCCGTGGCAGTCGGGCTGTTCTCGGAGTTCAAAAAAGCGGGGTTGCGCATACCGCACGACATCGCGCTGGTCGGATTTTCCGATACCCCGGCTGCGGCTCTTATCGATCCGCCATTGACCACCGTGTACCAACCCGCATTCGAAATGGGGCAGACGGCTGCATCACTTTTACTAAAGCAATTTGATACAGATGATGATATGATCGCTCCCGAAAAAGTAACCTTGGCTACAAAATTGTTGGTTCGCGGTTCATCCCGGCCAAAGGGGGCCTAA
- a CDS encoding galactokinase codes for METVVGYLSALRSGALDESLIALYGEAALVRQKERVRTLLRRMERGFDSGQRAALVSAPGRTELGGNHTDHNNGVVLAAAVHFDCLALATPGGGKAIRMRSEGFPGTIEVDLSDTAPRPEEADTPQALIRGVADGLVKAGYRIGPFNACVAGEVPMGAGLSSSAAFEICVGQIFSQLYNNGEVPPLELARIGQRAENLFFGKPCGLMDQLACAVQGVLSIDFKDQAQPVIREVDVDFKAAGYQLVVVDTGGSHADLTPEYTAIPHEMGRAARVLGQERARGLTIDDVLQAAPAIRREAGDRAVLRLIHFIEETERAQAQAEALSQGKIDTYLDLVNASGDSSWRLLQNCISTTRPDEQGITLALALTRRYLQGQGAWRIQGGGFAGTIQAYVPLDRLDSYISSMEGVFGAGAVLPLSIRKPGRELIMPASSKGER; via the coding sequence ATGGAAACCGTGGTCGGCTATCTGTCTGCCTTGCGTAGTGGCGCCTTGGATGAATCCCTGATCGCCCTGTATGGTGAGGCCGCTCTTGTCAGGCAGAAGGAGCGGGTGCGAACCTTGCTGCGTCGCATGGAGCGGGGATTTGACAGCGGGCAGCGGGCCGCTCTTGTCAGTGCGCCGGGCCGGACCGAATTGGGAGGCAACCATACGGATCACAATAACGGTGTGGTGTTGGCCGCTGCCGTGCATTTTGACTGCCTGGCCCTTGCCACACCGGGTGGCGGCAAGGCGATCCGTATGCGTTCCGAAGGGTTCCCCGGCACCATTGAAGTGGATTTGTCTGACACGGCCCCCAGACCGGAAGAAGCTGACACGCCTCAGGCACTGATCCGCGGTGTGGCCGATGGTCTGGTCAAGGCGGGCTACCGTATCGGTCCGTTCAATGCCTGTGTGGCCGGAGAAGTACCCATGGGCGCGGGATTGAGTTCGTCTGCAGCCTTTGAAATCTGTGTCGGGCAGATATTCAGTCAGTTGTACAACAACGGCGAAGTTCCGCCTTTGGAACTGGCTCGCATCGGACAGCGCGCAGAGAATCTTTTTTTTGGCAAACCGTGTGGCCTCATGGACCAACTGGCCTGTGCGGTACAGGGGGTCCTGTCCATTGACTTCAAGGATCAGGCCCAGCCCGTGATTCGGGAAGTGGATGTGGATTTCAAGGCGGCCGGATACCAGTTGGTGGTGGTCGATACTGGGGGAAGTCATGCGGACCTGACCCCGGAGTACACTGCCATCCCACATGAAATGGGCCGTGCGGCGCGAGTGCTCGGTCAGGAGCGTGCCCGTGGATTGACCATTGACGATGTGCTGCAAGCCGCGCCCGCCATTCGACGCGAGGCCGGTGATCGCGCCGTGCTTCGTCTGATACATTTCATTGAGGAGACCGAGCGGGCGCAGGCGCAGGCCGAGGCGTTGTCACAGGGCAAGATTGATACATACCTTGATCTCGTCAATGCTTCCGGTGACTCCTCATGGCGATTGTTGCAGAACTGTATTTCCACCACACGCCCGGATGAGCAGGGGATCACCCTCGCCCTTGCGCTGACCAGGCGCTACCTACAAGGGCAGGGAGCCTGGCGCATACAGGGGGGAGGATTCGCCGGAACCATTCAGGCGTATGTGCCGCTTGACCGGCTGGACAGCTATATTTCCTCCATGGAAGGGGTGTTCGGGGCCGGGGCGGTCCTCCCGCTGTCCATCCGAAAGCCGGGCCGTGAGTTGATCATGCCTGCTTCGAGCAAAGGGGAGCGGTAG
- the purM gene encoding phosphoribosylformylglycinamidine cyclo-ligase has product MSDSAKRSQAYTAAGVDIEAGNQFVSRIKDMVKSTFTPGVATDIGGFGGLFKPEIAGMEAPMLVAGADGVGTKLKLAFMFDRHDTVGIDLVAMSVNDVLVQGAQPLFFLDYFATGKLESGVAEQVVSGVCEGCRQSDCALLGGETAEMPGFYPDGEYDLSGFAVGMVDTPKMVTGKDVAPGDVIIGLASSGAHSNGWSLIRKLYDESGLKADDTFPGTEKTVAEVLIEPTRLYVKPVLKLLEAVTVKGMVHVTGGGFYDNIPRILPEQVAARIEFGSWPMLPIFDWIKEQGDLSWPEMLQIFNCGIGYIVIVSAEEADKALDMLDARDDVDSYRIGEIVESEKAAEQCEVLFP; this is encoded by the coding sequence ATGAGCGACAGTGCAAAACGGTCCCAGGCCTACACGGCCGCCGGTGTTGATATCGAGGCAGGCAACCAGTTCGTCAGCCGCATCAAAGACATGGTGAAATCCACGTTCACGCCTGGCGTGGCTACGGATATCGGTGGCTTTGGCGGGTTGTTCAAACCTGAAATTGCCGGAATGGAAGCGCCCATGCTCGTGGCCGGTGCCGATGGTGTCGGAACCAAGCTCAAGCTGGCTTTCATGTTCGACCGCCACGATACCGTGGGTATCGATCTGGTGGCAATGTCTGTCAATGATGTGCTGGTGCAGGGTGCGCAGCCACTTTTCTTCCTGGATTATTTTGCCACCGGCAAGCTCGAATCCGGCGTGGCCGAACAGGTCGTGTCCGGTGTGTGCGAAGGGTGCAGACAGTCCGATTGCGCGCTGCTGGGCGGCGAGACTGCCGAAATGCCCGGGTTCTACCCGGACGGCGAGTACGACCTCTCTGGCTTTGCCGTGGGCATGGTCGATACGCCCAAGATGGTCACCGGTAAAGACGTCGCCCCCGGCGATGTGATCATCGGTCTGGCTTCTTCCGGCGCGCACTCCAACGGCTGGTCGCTCATCCGCAAACTTTACGATGAATCCGGTCTCAAGGCGGATGACACCTTCCCCGGTACCGAGAAAACCGTGGCCGAAGTGCTCATTGAGCCGACCCGTCTGTATGTCAAGCCGGTGCTTAAGTTGCTCGAAGCCGTCACGGTCAAGGGCATGGTGCACGTTACCGGTGGCGGGTTCTACGATAACATCCCCCGCATTCTTCCTGAGCAGGTCGCGGCCCGCATCGAGTTTGGCTCCTGGCCCATGCTGCCCATTTTCGACTGGATCAAGGAGCAGGGCGATCTCTCCTGGCCGGAAATGCTCCAGATCTTCAACTGCGGTATCGGATACATTGTCATTGTCAGTGCTGAAGAGGCTGACAAGGCTCTGGACATGCTTGATGCCCGCGATGATGTGGACAGCTACCGTATCGGCGAAATCGTCGAGAGCGAAAAAGCAGCCGAGCAGTGTGAAGTGCTCTTCCCGTAG